One Brassica napus cultivar Da-Ae chromosome A1, Da-Ae, whole genome shotgun sequence genomic region harbors:
- the LOC106445031 gene encoding protein HOMOLOG OF MAMMALIAN LYST-INTERACTING PROTEIN 5: protein MSNTNEPAKTLLPYLQRADELQKHEPLVAYYCRLYAMEKGLKIPQSERTKTTNSILMSLINQLEKDKKSLTLSPDDNMHVEGFALNVFAKADKQDRAGRADLGTAKTFYAANIFFEILSQFGPVPPDIEQKQKYAAWKAADIRKAIKEGRKPTPGDPVDDESDLSLPSSGPSGSYDLGASDTNVPSQHRTEPGPSHDSNDDSGHHHFPEVPQHHLPPPRFHDNSNNNYQTDVPPPPPSSYPSNDLLPPPTGPSDSPYPHPYNHQSYHQDPPQHMPPPPQNYPSHEPSPNSLPNFQSYPSFSESSLPATPSHFPSHYQNPEPYYSSPHSAPAPSSSSFASAPPPSPYSSSNGRVNVPPALDPPAQKYHYDSSYQPGPEKIAEAHKAARFAVGALAFDEISTAVEHLKKSLELLTNPSAGH, encoded by the exons ATGTCGAACACAAACGAACCAGCGAAGACTCTTCTGCCTTACTTGCAACGAGCCGACGAGTTGCAGAAACATGAACCGCTTGTTGCTTATTACT GTCGGCTGTACGCCATGGAAAAAGGATTGAAGATTCCGCAGAGCGAGAGAACTAAGACTACCAATTCGATCCTCATGTCCCTCATTAATCAGCTCGAAAAG GACAAGAAATCATTGACTCTGTCCCCAGATGACAATATGCATGTTGAGGGCTTTGCACTGAATGTCTTTGCAAAGGCTGACAAGCAGGATCGTGCAGGAAGAGCTGACTT GGGCACTGCCAAAACTTTCTATGCTGCAAACATCTTCTTTGAGATTCTGAGCCAGTTTGGCCCCGTTCCTCCTGAT ATAGAGCAGAAACAGAAGTATGCTGCTTGGAAAGCTGCTGACATAAGGAAAGCCATTAAAGAAGGAAGGAAACCCACTCCAGGTGATCCTGTTGATGATGAAAGTGATCTATCCCTTCCATCGAGCGGTCCTAGTGGCTCCTAT GATCTTGGTGCAAGTGATACCAATGTACCAAGTCAACATAGAACAGAGCCTGGTCCATCCCACGACTCGAATGATGACTCAGGCCACCACCATTTCCCTGAAGTGCCACAACATCATCTACCTCCTCCCAGGTTCCATGACAATTCTAACAACAATTATCAAACAGATGTCCCGCCTCCACCACCATCTTCTTACCCTTCCAACGACCTCCTTCCGCCTCCCACCGGACCATCAGACTCCCCTTACCCTCATCCTTACAACCACCAATCATACCACCAAGACCCGCCACAACACATGCCTCCGCCGCCACAAAACTACCCATCTCATGAGCCTTCTCCAAACTCTCTCCCTAATTTCCAGTCTTACCCTAGCTTTAGCGAGAGCAGCCTCCCAGCCACTCCTTCCCACTTCCCTTCTCACTACCAAAACCCTGAACCTTACTATTCCTCTCCACATTCCGCACCTGCTCCTTCTTCCTCAAGCTTCGCCTctgctcctcctccttctccttATTCATCATCAAACGGGCGTGTCAATGTTCCTCCTGCTCTAGATCCTCCAGCTCAGAAGTACCATTACGACAGCAGCTACCAGCCAGGGCCAGAGAAGATCGCAGAGGCACACAAGGCTGCTAGATTCGCTGTTGGAGCTTTGGCTTTCGATGAAATCTCTACTGCTGTAGAACATCTGAAGAAGTCTCTCGAGTTGCTTACAAATCCATCAGCGGGTCACtga
- the LOC106444944 gene encoding 65-kDa microtubule-associated protein 2, whose protein sequence is MAVTEADNPLLGEITCGTLLQKLQEIWDEVGESDEERDKLLLQIEEECLNVYKKKVELAAKSRAELLQTLSDANVELSNLIAALGDKSYIGIPDKTSGTIKEQLSAIAPALEQLWQQKEERLREFSGVQSQIQKICEEIAGGLSNGPLVVDESDLSLKRLDDYKSKLQELQKEKSDRLNKVLEFVSTVHDLCAVLGLDFLTTVTEVHPSLDEANGVQNKSISNETLSTLANTVLTLKEDKNQRLKKLQELATQLTDLWNLMDTPNEERELFDHVTCHISASVHEVTVSGALALDLIEQAEVEVDRLDKLKASRMKEIAFRKQTELEEIYARAHIEIKPEVVRERIMSLVDSGNTEPAELLAQMDGEIAKAKEEAFSRKEILDRVEKWMSACEEESWLEDYNLDQNRYSASRGAHLNLKRAEKARILVSKITAMVDTLVAKTRAWEEDKSMSFEYDGVPLLAMLDEYTILRQEREEEKRRQKEQKKQQEQPHTDQDTSAFGSKPSPARPASAKKPVGTRANGGGSNETPIKRLSMNGNKSKRDSLNKLTSPSNLGAVSKEDAASPVVASP, encoded by the exons ATGGCAGTGACAGAAGCAGACAATCCTCTTCTTGGAGAAATCACTTGTGGCACCTTACTGCAGAAATTACAG GAAATATGGGATGAAGTTGGGGAGAGTGACGAGGAACGAGACAAGCTGCTTCTTCAGATAGAAGAAGAATGTCTTAATGTTTACAAGAAGAAAGTTGAACTGGCCGCAAAATCTCGCGCAGAGCTTCTTCAAACCCTGTCGGATGCCAATGTTGAACTCTCCAATCTCATTGCTGCTCTTGGAGACAAAAGCTATATCGGCATC CCAGATAAGACTTCAGGAACGATCAAAGAGCAACTCTCTGCAATAGCACCTGCGCTTGAACAACTCTGGCAACAGAAAGAGGAAAGGCTCCGTGAGTTCTCTGGTGTACAGTCACAGATTCAGAAGATATGCGAAGAGATTGCCGGCGGTTTGAGCAATGGGCCTCTTGTGGTCGATGAATCTGACTTGTCCCTGAAGAGATTAGATGACTACAAGAGCAAACTGCAAGAGCTCCAGAAAGAGaag AGTGATAGGTTGAACAAGGTGCTCGAGTTCGTGAGCACGGTGCATGATCTATGCGCCGTCCTTGGTTTAGATTTCTTGACCACGGTCACTGAAGTTCATCCGAGCTTAGATGAGGCTAACGGTGTTCAAAACAAAAGCATTAGCAATGAGACGCTATCAACGTTGGCCAATACTGTCTTGACTCTAAAAGAGGAtaagaatcaaagactcaaaaaG CTTCAAGAGCTAGCTACTCAGCTAACTGATCTATGGAATCTAATGGACACTCCTAATGAGGAAAGGGAGCTATTTGACCATGTTACATGTCacatttcagcttcagttcatGAAGTGACCGTCTCTGGTGCTCTCGCACTTGATCTGATCGAGCAG gcTGAGGTGGAAGTGGATAGGCTTGACAAGCTGAAAGCTAGCAGAATGAAGGAGATTGCATTCAGGAAGCAAACCGAGCTCGAGGAGATCTATGCTCGTGCTCATATAGAGATTAAACCAGAGGTGGTTCGTGAGAGGATCATGTCGTTGGTTGATTCAGGAAACACTGAACCTGCTGAGCTACTAGCTCAAATGGATGGTGAGATTGCAAAGGCTAAGGAAGAAGCCTTTAGTAGAAAAGAAATATTAGACCGAGTTGAGAAGTGGATGTCGGCTTGTGAGGAAGAGAGCTGGCTCGAAGACTACAATCTG GATCAGAACAGGTATAGTGCAAGCCGTGGTGCGCATTTGAATCTCAAGAGAGCTGAGAAAGCTCGGATTCTGGTCAGCAAGATTACCG CAATGGTTGACACATTGGTTGCTAAAACTCGGGCGTGGGAAGAGGATAAGAGTATGTCCTTTGAGTATGATGGTGTTCCCTTGCTCGCCATGCTAGATGAGTACACTATACTGAGGCAAGAAcgagaagaggagaagcggaGGCAGAAG GAACAGAAGAAGCAGCAAGAACAGCCACACACAGACCAAGACACCTCCGCGTTTGGGTCTAAACCGAGCCCTGCAAGACCCGCCAGTGCCAAGAAACCGGTGGGAACACGAGCTAACGGAGGAGGGAGTAACGAAACGCCTATTAAGCGCTTATCCATGAACGGAAACAAGTCCAAAAGAGACAGTCTCAACAAGCTGACTTCACCATCTAACCTTGGAGCAGTCTCAAAAGAGGATGCTGCATCTCCAGTTGTAGCTTCACCATGA
- the LOC106445120 gene encoding uncharacterized protein LOC106445120, producing MRTEIIIRATRTQNVLGEKGRSIRELTSLVKTVLRFRLRRLPTEVSVPFPDGVSQLQAPRCSCHLQVYATLMDMVHKSVNETVGLNQYQALTAEMTTTAIGSVNKKWEESKNATL from the exons ATGAGGACTGAGATTATCATCAGAGCCACCCGTACTCAAAATGTTCTCG GTGAGAAGGGAAGAAGTATCAGGGAGTTGACATCTCTTGTCAAGACAGTGTTGAGATTTAGGCTGAGAAGGTTGCCAACAGAGGTCTCTGTACCATTCCCAGACGGAGTCTCTCAGTTACAAGCTCCTCGGTGCTCTTGCCATTTGCAG GTTTATGCAACCTTGATGGATATGGTTCACAAGTCTGTGAATGAGACGGTG GGATTGAACCAATACCAAGCTCTGACTGCGGAGATGACAACCACAGCCATAGGGTCAGTGAACAAAAAGTGGGAGGAAAGTAAGAACGCAACACTGTAG
- the LOC106444990 gene encoding phosphatidate cytidylyltransferase 3 has protein sequence MEKDLNQNSPRIRKLRDNGYPPNTPTSRMNNNNQRDNHPNSPRDYNHTPSSPTARLRWRNRSNEIPAEVKRGNASNVRNLLLGDKNKYRSMWIRTCSSLWMLGGVFFIIYMGHLYIWAMVVGIQIFMAKELFFLLRRAHEERRLPGFRLLNWHFFFTAMLFVYGRILQQQLVNTVSSDRFIYKLVSGLIKYQMVICYFLYIAGFMWFILTLKKKMYKYQFGQYAWTHMILIVVFTQSSFTVANIFEGIFWFLLPAALIAMNDVAAYFFGFYFGKTPLIKLSPKKTWEGFIGASVATTISAFLFANVLGQFQWLTCPRKDLSTGWLHCDPGPLFRPEYYPLPTWIASFSPWKEISILPVQWHAFSLGLFASVIAPFGGFFASGFKRAFKIKDFGDSIPGHGGFTDRMDCQMVMAIFAYIYIQSFIVHQDYSVEMILDHISRSLGHEEQKMLYAKLGDILRHKLQGGF, from the exons ATGGAGAAAGATCTGAATCAGAACTCTCCACGAATCAGAAAGCTAAGGGATAATGGTTATCCTCCTAACACACCAACCTCTCGGATGAACAACAATAACCAAAGAGATAACCATCCAAACTCTCCAAGGGATTACAATCATACTCCTAGCTCTCCAACAGCTCGCCTTCGTTGGAGAAACAGATCAAATGag ATTCCAGCTGAGGTGAAAAGAGGCAATGCAAGCAACGTAAGGAACCTCTTACTCGGTGATAAGAACAAGTACAGATCAATGTGGATAAGGACGTGCTCGTCTCTCTGGATGCTCGGAGGAGTTTTCTTTATAATCTACATGGGACATCTCTacatatgggctatggttgttGGCATACAGATATTCATGGCGAAAGagctcttctttcttctcagaAGAGCTCACGAGGAGCGTCGCTTGCCTGGCTTCAGGCTCTTGAACTGGCACTTCTTCTTCACGGCTATGCTTTTTGTCTATGGACGCATACTTCAGCAGCAGCTGGTCAACACTGTTTCTTCGGATAGGTTTATCTACAAGCTTGTTAGTGGTTTGATCAAGTACCAGATGGTTATCTGCTACTTCTTGTACATTGCTGGTTTCATGTGGTTTATACTtacgttgaagaagaagatgtataAGTATCAGTTTGGGCAGTATGCTTGGACGCATATGATCCTTATCGTTGTGTTTACTCAGTCTTCTTTCACTGTGGCTAATATATTCGAAGGGAtcttttggtttcttcttcCGGCTGCGCTGATTGCTATGAACGATGTAGCAGCGTACTTCTTTGGTTTCTATTTTGGGAAGACTCCTTTGATAAAGCTGTCTCCGAAGAAGACGTGGGAAGGTTTCATTGGAGCATCGGTGGCAACTACAATCTCTGCGTTTCTT TTTGCAAACGTCCTAGGCCAGTTCCAGTGGCTTACTTGTCCAAGGAAG GATTTGTCGACTGGTTGGCTGCATTGTGATCCAGGCCCTCTGTTTAGGCCCGAGTATTACCCACTGCCCACTTGGATTGCTTCATTT TCTCCATGGAAAGAGATATCGATTCTACCGGTGCAGTGGCACGCTTTCTCTCTTGGTCTATTTGCATCTGTTATAGCTCCTTTTGGTGGTTTCTTTGCAAGCGGTTTCAAAAGAGCTTTCAAGATCAAG GACTTTGGAGACAGCATACCAGGACATGGAGGGTTTACAGACAGAATGGACTGCCAA ATGGTTATGGCGATTTTCGCATACATCTACATACAATCCTTCATTGTTCACCAGGACTATAGTGTCGAGATGATCCTAGACCAT ATATCGAGAAGCCTGGGACATGAGGAACAGAAAATGCTTTATGCAAAGCTTGGAGACATTCTCCGACACAAATTGCAAGGCGGGTTTTAA
- the LOC106445058 gene encoding grpE protein homolog 2, mitochondrial has translation MFASRILSRVSRSAGLRSSLSAAAALPARSQTPILPRRYHSIVHEFSQKLAAAQVPLDSFPLQRLSFSSSTTPESDEKESNTEASSKTTGDKATAETNASGLESESTKDSAKRRGKGAKRGAVSDSDSGSDDEEELSMDDLVKLVAEKEEILSEKEEEIKQMKDKVLRTYAEMENVMDRTRRDAENTKKYAIQNFAKSLLDVADNLGRASSVVKESFSKLDTTKEDLAGATPLLKTLLEGVEMTEKQLAEVFKKFGMEKYDPINEPFDPNRHNAVFQVPDASKPEGTVAHVLKSGYTLFDRVIRPAEVGVTQGGEGEEDKKESDA, from the exons ATGTTTGCTTCGAGAATTCTCTCGCGAGTTTCCCGCAGCGCGGGCTTACGCTCCTCTCTCTCCGCCGCCGCCGCTCTTCCGGCGAGGAGCCAGACTCCGATATTACCGAGACGGTATCACTCCATCGTTCACGAATTCTCACAAAAG CTTGCTGCAGCTCAGGTGCCTCTAGATTCGTTTCCACTCCAAAGGTTATCTTTTTCTTCCTCCACCACGCCTGAATCAGATGAAAAGGAGAGCAACACTGAGGCCTCCTCCAAGACAACTGGAGATAAAGCTACAGCTGAGACAAACGCATCAGGTCTTGAGTCAGAATCTACCAAAGATTCTGCCAAGAGAAGGGGGAAAGGTGCTAAACGAGGTGCAGTTTCTGATTCAGATTCCGGGAGTGATGATGAGGAGGAGTTGTCAATGGATGATTTGGTGAAGCTGGTGGCTGAGAAGGAAGAGATACTGTCTGAAAAGGAGGAAGAGATTAAGCAAATGAAGGATAAAGTTCTTCGCACTTACGCAGAGATGGAGAATGTTATGGACAGAACAAGACGTGATGCTGAAAACACCAAGAAGTATGCCATACAG AATTTTGCAAAGAGCCTTTTGGATGTGGCGGATAATCTTGGAAGAGCTTCTTCGGTTGTCAAGGAAAGCTTTTCAAAGCTTGACACTACGAAAGAAGATTTGGCTGGAGCGACTCCACTCTTAAAGACGCTTTTAGAAGGTGTGGAGATGACTGAGAAACAGCTAGCTGAG GTATTTAAGAAATTTGGTATGGAGAAGTATGATCCAATCAACGAGCCGTTTGATCCAAACAGACATAACGCAGTGTTTCAAGTCCCGGATGCTTCTAAGCCAGAAGGCACGGTTGCTCACGTCCTCAAG TCTGGTTACACGTTGTTTGATAGAGTTATAAGACCAGCTGAGGTTGGTGTTACTCAAGGAGGAGAGGGCGAAGAAGACAAGAAAGAGTCTGATGCTTAA
- the LOC106445021 gene encoding GDSL esterase/lipase At4g26790, whose protein sequence is MLRNRVIAFLLLATQLLVEIPGTSAKVAALIVFGDSTVDSGNNNQISTVLKSNFQPYGRDYFDGKATGRFSNGRIAPDFISEGLGLKNAVPAYLDPSYDIKDFATGVCFASAGTGLDNATSDVLSVMPLWKEVEYYKEYQTKLRGYLGEDKANEVIRESLYLISIGTNDFLENYYLLPRKLRKYSVDEYQNFLIGLAGEFLTDIYRLGARKMSFSGLSPFGCLPLERTTQIFYGSKCIEEYNIAARDFNTKMAEKVFKLNKELSGLQLVFSNPYDLVSDIIHHPEAFGFNNVRSACCGTGYYEMSYLCDKMNPFTCTDASTYVFWDSFHPTEKTNEIVANHVLKYDLARFQ, encoded by the exons ATGCTGCGAAACAGAGTTATTGCGTTCTTGTTGCTTGCAACTCAGCTCTTGGTGGAGATACCTGGAACGAGTGCGAAAGTAGCAGCACTTATAGTATTCGGGGACTCAACAGTGGACTCAGGGAACAACAACCAGATCTCTACGGTTCTAAAGAGTAACTTCCAGCCGTATGGCCGGGACTACTTTGACGGCAAAGCAACTGGGAGATTCTCAAACGGTCGGATAGCTCCAGATTTCATTTCTGAAGGTTTAGGACTCAAGAACGCAGTCCCTGCTTACCTAGATCCATCATATGACATTAAAGACTTCGCCACGGGTGTCTGTTTTGCTTCAGCTGGAACAGGCCTAGACAATGCAACCTCTGATGTGTTA TCTGTGATGCCGCTTTGGAAGGAAGTGGAGTACTACAAAGAGTACCAGACCAAGCTAAGAGGCTACTTGGGTGAAGATAAAGCTAATGAAGTTATCAGAGAATCACTTTACCTCATTAGTATCGGAACCAACGATTTTCTTGAGAATTACTATCTTCTTCCTCGCAAGTTGCGTAAGTACTCTGTTGATGAGTACCAAAACTTCCTGATAGGACTCGCTGGAGAGTTCTTGACAGATATTTACAGACTCGGAGCTCGTAAGATGTCTTTCTCTGGACTATCTCCTTTTGGATGCTTGCCACTTGAAAGAACAACACAAATATTTTATGGAAGCAAATGTATTGAAGAGTACAACATTGCTGCTAGAGACTTCAACACCAAGATGGCAGAAAAAGTCTTTAAGCTGAACAAAGAGCTGAGTGGACTCCAGCTTGTGTTTTCAAACCCGTACGACTTGGTTTCAGACATCATACACCATCCTGAAGCATTTG GTTTTAATAATGTAAGGAGTGCATGCTGCGGAACTGGGTACTATGAGATGAGCTACTTGTGTGATAAAATGAACCCTTTCACATGTACTGATGCGAGCACGTATGTGTTTTGGGACTCGTTTCATCCAACAGAGAAGACGAACGAAATCGTAGCAAACCATGTTCTAAAGTATGATTTAGCTCGGTTTCAGTGA
- the LOC106444978 gene encoding pentatricopeptide repeat-containing protein At4g26800 isoform X2 encodes MRWPIPTAISSTAKALLHRHFPKNGIIAPSFRLCKFRAFSSAVDYREILRSGLHGIKPDEAVDLFGYMAESRPLPNIIEFNKVLTAIAKMKSYETVIRLWSIVEDDEGVEISPDIYTCNILVKCFIRCCCHPCVAMSFLGKMMKLGVEPDVVTGSLLVNGFCQINRFDEAFYVAEQMKKMGVTLNVVVYTILIDGLCRNRFLNEAINVFGLMEKEGVAPNVFTYTSLISGLCNACKLSEASHVLRQMISRKIDPNVVTFTTLINAYVKAGKFSEFWELYQEMIKMSIDPNVVTYTSVINGLCMHNHVDRAKKAFEDMQRNGCAPNVLTYSTLANGLFKSNRFNEGIELLKEMSDSGVAENTVSRNTLIQGCIQAGKISSAQEIFERMPSDGLPPNIRSYNIVLAGLFVYGKDGKADEAFKLFFSLSSKGVEPDDKAYTAMISGLKKNGMLARAHALTRAYQKYKRNRESI; translated from the exons ATGCGGTGGCCGATCCCGACTGCGATTTCGTCGACGGCTAAGGCGCTTCTTCACCGACACTTCCCGAAGAACGGTATCATCGCTCCTTCGTTTCGACTCTGCAAGTTTCGAGCTTTCTCTAGCGCTGTTGACTACCGAGAGATACTGAGAAGCGGGCTTCACGGTATCAAGCCCGATGAAGCTGTGGACTTGTTCGGTTACATGGCTGAGTCTCGTCCCCTGCCTAACATCATCGAGTTCAACAAAGTACTGACTGCTATCGCCAAGATGAAGAGTTACGAAACTGTGATCAGACTCTGGAGTATTGTGGAGGATGATGAGGGTGTAGAGATCTCGCCTGATATCTACACCTGCAACATCTTAGTCAAGTGTTTTATCCGCTGCTGTTGTCATCCTTGTGTTGCTATGTCTTTTCTtgggaagatgatgaagcttGGTGTTGAGCCGGATGTGGTTACGGGCAGCTTGTTGGTTAATGGGTTTTGCCAGATCAATAGATTCGACGAGGCTTTCTATGTGGCTGAGCAGATGAAGAAGATGGGTGTTACCCTTAATGTTGTAGTCTACACCATACTCATTGATGGTCTATGTAGGAATAGGTTTTTGAATGAAGCCATTAATGTTTTTGGCCTTATGGAGAAGGAAGGAGTTGCTCCGAATGTGTTTACCTACACGTCTCTCATTAGTGGTCTTTGTAACGCATGTAAGTTGAGTGAAGCTTCTCACGTACTTCGGCAGATGATCTCCAGGAAAATCGACCCGAATGTAGTCACTTTCACTACACTTATCAATGCGTATGTGAAAGCTGGGAAGTTTTCGGAATTTTGGGAGTTGTACCAGGAGATGATCAAGATGTCTATAGATCCTAATGTTGTCACTTACACTTCAGTGATCAATGGGTTGTGCATGCACAATCATGTGGACAGGGCCAAGAAAGCTTTTGAAGATATGCAAAGGAATGGGTGTGCCCCAAATGTATTGACTTACTCTACTCTTGCAAATGGACTTTTCAAGTCGAACAGGTTCAACGAAGGGATTGAACTTTTAAAGGAGATGTCTGACAGTGGAGTTGCTGAAAACACAGTCTCTCGCAACACCCTTATCCAAGGGTGTATTCAAGCAGGCAAAATCAGTTCTGCGCAAGAAATTTTTGAAAGGATGCCTTCTGATGGTCTGCCTCCCAATATTAGGAGCTACAACATTGTGTTAGCTGGTCTATTTGTTTATGGAAAG GATGGTAAGGCGGATGAAGCATTTAAGTTGTTCTTCAGCCTCAGCAGTAAAGGAGTGGAGCCTGATGATAAAGCATACACGGCAATGATCTCAGGGTTGAAGAAGAACGGCATGCTGGCTAGAGCGCATGCATTGACCAGGGCTTACCAGAAATACAAGCGGAACAGAGAAAGTATATAG
- the LOC106444978 gene encoding pentatricopeptide repeat-containing protein At4g26800 isoform X1: MRWPIPTAISSTAKALLHRHFPKNGIIAPSFRLCKFRAFSSAVDYREILRSGLHGIKPDEAVDLFGYMAESRPLPNIIEFNKVLTAIAKMKSYETVIRLWSIVEDDEGVEISPDIYTCNILVKCFIRCCCHPCVAMSFLGKMMKLGVEPDVVTGSLLVNGFCQINRFDEAFYVAEQMKKMGVTLNVVVYTILIDGLCRNRFLNEAINVFGLMEKEGVAPNVFTYTSLISGLCNACKLSEASHVLRQMISRKIDPNVVTFTTLINAYVKAGKFSEFWELYQEMIKMSIDPNVVTYTSVINGLCMHNHVDRAKKAFEDMQRNGCAPNVLTYSTLANGLFKSNRFNEGIELLKEMSDSGVAENTVSRNTLIQGCIQAGKISSAQEIFERMPSDGLPPNIRSYNIVLAGLFVYGKVKKALSTYELMQKTRNDLDIVTYTIMIHWMCKDGKADEAFKLFFSLSSKGVEPDDKAYTAMISGLKKNGMLARAHALTRAYQKYKRNRESI; this comes from the coding sequence ATGCGGTGGCCGATCCCGACTGCGATTTCGTCGACGGCTAAGGCGCTTCTTCACCGACACTTCCCGAAGAACGGTATCATCGCTCCTTCGTTTCGACTCTGCAAGTTTCGAGCTTTCTCTAGCGCTGTTGACTACCGAGAGATACTGAGAAGCGGGCTTCACGGTATCAAGCCCGATGAAGCTGTGGACTTGTTCGGTTACATGGCTGAGTCTCGTCCCCTGCCTAACATCATCGAGTTCAACAAAGTACTGACTGCTATCGCCAAGATGAAGAGTTACGAAACTGTGATCAGACTCTGGAGTATTGTGGAGGATGATGAGGGTGTAGAGATCTCGCCTGATATCTACACCTGCAACATCTTAGTCAAGTGTTTTATCCGCTGCTGTTGTCATCCTTGTGTTGCTATGTCTTTTCTtgggaagatgatgaagcttGGTGTTGAGCCGGATGTGGTTACGGGCAGCTTGTTGGTTAATGGGTTTTGCCAGATCAATAGATTCGACGAGGCTTTCTATGTGGCTGAGCAGATGAAGAAGATGGGTGTTACCCTTAATGTTGTAGTCTACACCATACTCATTGATGGTCTATGTAGGAATAGGTTTTTGAATGAAGCCATTAATGTTTTTGGCCTTATGGAGAAGGAAGGAGTTGCTCCGAATGTGTTTACCTACACGTCTCTCATTAGTGGTCTTTGTAACGCATGTAAGTTGAGTGAAGCTTCTCACGTACTTCGGCAGATGATCTCCAGGAAAATCGACCCGAATGTAGTCACTTTCACTACACTTATCAATGCGTATGTGAAAGCTGGGAAGTTTTCGGAATTTTGGGAGTTGTACCAGGAGATGATCAAGATGTCTATAGATCCTAATGTTGTCACTTACACTTCAGTGATCAATGGGTTGTGCATGCACAATCATGTGGACAGGGCCAAGAAAGCTTTTGAAGATATGCAAAGGAATGGGTGTGCCCCAAATGTATTGACTTACTCTACTCTTGCAAATGGACTTTTCAAGTCGAACAGGTTCAACGAAGGGATTGAACTTTTAAAGGAGATGTCTGACAGTGGAGTTGCTGAAAACACAGTCTCTCGCAACACCCTTATCCAAGGGTGTATTCAAGCAGGCAAAATCAGTTCTGCGCAAGAAATTTTTGAAAGGATGCCTTCTGATGGTCTGCCTCCCAATATTAGGAGCTACAACATTGTGTTAGCTGGTCTATTTGTTTATGGAAAGGTAAAGAAAGCATTGAGTACATATGAACTTATGCAAAAGACTAGAAATGATCTTGATATTGTTACATATACTATCATGATTCATTGGATGTGCAAGGATGGTAAGGCGGATGAAGCATTTAAGTTGTTCTTCAGCCTCAGCAGTAAAGGAGTGGAGCCTGATGATAAAGCATACACGGCAATGATCTCAGGGTTGAAGAAGAACGGCATGCTGGCTAGAGCGCATGCATTGACCAGGGCTTACCAGAAATACAAGCGGAACAGAGAAAGTATATAG
- the LOC106445107 gene encoding upstream activation factor subunit UAF30, whose protein sequence is MQPQRLKKAITDNPKKLGNLIDLVNLPSTLRDFLGQSQISRLGCFMRVWSYIKTNNLQDPKNKNVVNCDEKLKSILLGKQRVELVDLPSLIKLHFTKAPKSN, encoded by the exons ATGCAGCCGCAGAGGTTGAAGAAGGCGATAACTGATAATCCCAAGAAGCTTGGGAATTTGATTGACCTCGTGAACCTTCCATCTACTCTGCGTGACTTCCTTGGTCAATCTCAGATTTCTCGTCTGGGTTGTTTCATGCGTGTCTGGTCTTACATCAAGACCAACAATCTCCAG gatccAAAGAACAAGAATGTGGTTAACTGTGATGAAAAGCTGAAGAGCATTTTGCTTGGGAAGCAGCGAGTGGAGCTAGTTGATCTTCCTTCTCTTATCAAGTTACATTTCACCAAGGCACCAAAGTCAAATTAG
- the LOC106444878 gene encoding small ubiquitin-related modifier 1: protein MSATQEEDKKPGGDGGVHINLKVKGQDGNEVFFRIKRSTQLKKLMNAYCDRQSVDMNAIAFLFDGRRLRAEQTPDELDMEDGDEIDAMLHQTGGCGDRTG from the exons ATGTCTGCAACAcaggaagaagacaagaagcCCGGTGGTGACGGAGGAGTTCACATCAATCTCAAGGTCAAGGGTCAG gATGGAAATGAGGTGTTCTTCAGGATCAAGAGAAGCACTCAGCTGAAAAAGCTGATGAATGCTTACTGTGACAGGCAATCTGTGGACATGAACGCCATTGCCTTCTTGTTCGATGGGCGTCGTCTTCGTGCTGAGCAGACTCCCGATGAG CTTGACATGGAGGACGGTGATGAGATCGATGCCATGCTCCATCAGACCGGTGGCTGTGGTGATAGGACTGGCTAA